ttttttttagCGGCAACAACCATGCAATGTGTACTGTGAATTAATTAGAACAATGAAAATAATTACATGAAATTAGTAAGTATAAGTCCTTAATTATACTAATTAAAAGTATAGTGAGTAAAACCGTTTTTGCTTTATAGTACAGGGATCAACTTATGATTGTTAAAAGAACatcaaacaaatattcaaataaaattcacactaatttattaaaattaagtAGGATCAAGTAGGAAAAGTAAACGGACTAGTTCGTTTTTGGGACCAaccaagtttttatttttagttatttttttggACAAGTGGTGGTCGACAACTAGGGAGaaaacaaaatgattttattttattttttatcttttgaaaagctagaaggaatagattatgtgtATGCTAATGCTTTTCATTTTATACATTATATAAGTGACAAATTGAAGATATGTTTAGTTGTTAAAAGTCTTTTCAATTTTAGGTTtagttttttcaaaatattacaaaatttttagttaattttcattttggcaacatttgtataaaaaaaataaacaagaatAAATAATTTTGATGTCACTTGTggaaaataattatatatattttaattttttaaaaataattacaaaaaatgccaccttatttttaaatttttaaaatttacatagaaaaattgaaaaataattaaaaaaacatttttaaatactactttatataatttaaaaaaataaatattttttaataattattttaaactcTAAAGTTTAGAAAAGTTATTTTGCACATttaacaaataaattttttataattctttaaaaaggtataaaaaaatataaaaatattaattgtcCACAACTAAACAAGCCCTAAGTGACTTGTTAAACACTTAGACTATTTCacgtaaaatataataatttttaattatatgtgTATTAAAATTTAGACATTATCTCCTCTACTTTAAGCACTTCACATGTATTTTTGGGCACGCAAAAAAAGAATCTAAGTGCCGATAAAATTTATTGGAGATAGACATCCACACATAAACTATTATATTGTATAATTCAAATGTAATGTCAATGCTTCATCATATAAATATGACAAATAGAGAGTTTTGAATCTACTTTGGACATTAGAAGAATTACCACATATAACACAAAAATTCTTCGCTAGTTTTTATAGTTGAGCCTCTTGGTCTATCATTATACCTTGAGAAGTAGAAAGAATTGCAAATCCCATCCCACCAAAAATTCTAGAAATTCATTGATTGCTAGAATAGGATTGTAGACTGAGGTGACTGGCCCAGAAGGAGAAGCAGAAGGAGGACcagaaggaggaggagaagaagaagaagaagaagacaataaTAGAAAAAGGCAGTCCGATTGAGAGAGTGTTGGGCGCCACAGTACCCACTAGGTAAATTAGGTAactttataaataaataaaaaataaagcagATAAATAAGTAGTAAATAAGGACACCAAAAATTCACGTGAACAATCATTCAATGAGAAGGTAAACACCATGTGGCGCATCGAGCAAACACTCCACTATAATAAAGGGGCTGACAAAAATAACTGTCCCAAATTGTTGCCTTAAATTTGAGACACTCAACAAACAAGAGAAGTACAAAGAACTTCTGgataaatcccaaacccaaaaattACCCTCACAATTTTTTACACCACACTCACAAGGTATAGAACATCTCTTACAAACCCGCCCCTAATAGTGCTTAGAGAAAATTCGCAGTTCCCCTTATGTTGTTGCTCTTTTGAGATCTCTTCTCTCAGTGTGTCTTTGGTTAAAGTAGAATGCCTATATTTATAGAGACGTTCTGCCCACAAAGTGAGAAAATTCAATTTTACATTCACATGAATTGTTGATATCGCCACCATGCTGGTCATGCGTCAGCCACATTTGATGAATAATTTTCCAATCACGCTGTCTCCTTTGTTGAATAAATGCCCAACCACCAACCCCTTTTATTCACAAAAGCCACCCAACAATAATGTGATTGGGTGTTTGTTTACCATGATAATGATGGATTGAACCCCAACAGAGAGTTCCCGCATATGAGGAGTTTGAGATTGTTTTCACGCTTTAAACTCATGACCTCGAGATCACACAACGATTTAAAATagtaaataattattaaaaaaaaattgatttcaagATAAACAAGTTTCATAATCGATCATCCATGATGATCATAGTTTTTGGTTCTATTTAAATACAAatgtaattttattaaaaaaaataataataatgcagtTTAAATTACTAGTTCTATTGGTTTAgcaatacttcccttatttattTAAGACAAAAATCCTAATGCAATTCTATATTATTTAAGGCATACATCAATACACAAGTCTGTTGATTAGCAATTGATTATTAGTAATTTCAATTtactttttataaattttatttattgcaCCTAAAATCTCAATAACCTTGACCACACTTCCCTTGCCTCGCCACAATCACCATACTTCTCTGCTTCTTTCCAATTAATTTGTTTTTTCTTTACCTTAACATTTTCAAGAACCAAATCTAATTTCAATAAACATCAATTTCACAAATGATagattataaaataaataaaaataggtATAACCTAAACAAATTAATGGAGAAAATTGTCATTAAAAAATGCTAAACTAGATGAGTAGAAATAGGAATACGTGATTGCCTAGATTAAaatgttcttattattattgCACAATAAATAAAATCGTCAAAGAAATACATTAAGGGTATAATAGATGGTAAGGTACATAGTAGAAttactaaaaaaatattaaggagAAAAATATAATGGTGTAAGTAGgcaaacaaataataaataaaagaaatttattgTTGAATATAATAAGTCTTACAAATTTAATACTCTActatccaaaaaataataatatgccGAAAACAtgattgaaaaaatatgaaatcatattaaaaaaaatgaaattcatgACTGATTCGAACTTGTGTTGGTGTGCAcaaaatttaaaacaatttttattcaatttttctttaatttcataaaaattcaaattcaagtttctaattttaaaactttattttATGTTAACTAATAACAATGAGTCTTATCAGTTTTTGTTTGTCACCACATTATGAAAATTTACGCAATTCTATCAAATTGGGGACACGCCAACGAATATATTCGTTCAATTTCAATCGATCCATCTTTCCCACCATTACATTCATGATCTTACCGGCGATACCTTCGTCCAAGTCACTGCATTTTCCGGTGCCGCGATgccggaaccctaaaccctattatCCGATAGCTTGGGGCAAGACTCAATTTTTGTACGAAACCAATCAAATTCAAATGCGCATTTCAAAATCGAAGGCGAACAAGTGTTTATCATTGTCGACGGGTGCGGACAACACAAATGAAGCTGTTTTCGATTTAAACCGTGGAAAAGGCTGGATTCATTTTGTGGGCATTGGAGGATCTGGGCTATCTGCTCTTGCCGTGCTCGCACTTGAGCAGGTAAGATGTTTCATAGGCCACAGTAGTCTGTTGGCTCGCTGCGAAATGGAGGGAAAGGAAGAAAAATCAAAgataaaaagaaatatttttaggggattcaagcctttttttttttttttaaattataaattgaaAGAACCTAGCTCAACTGAGTTAAAATAGTTTGTCTGGGCTGAGCCCTTCCCCCCTTCTATTTTATGAAATGTCCTTTCCTGCGATTTCCTGGCAACCAAACGCAGCCTAGCAGCATAATTGAGTTTGGTTATAGTAATTAGATAAGATTTGAATGGTTTTTGGATTTTGATTTGGATGTAGGGTTTTGAAGCTAGTGGCTCAGATTGGTTATGGAGCAGCTACGTGGATGCACTGGAGAAAGCTGGTGCACGTTTGTACTTAGGCCATTCCTCGTCAACATACAAAGAAACAATAGGTCCAGCCTACCGAATGCGATTGTTGTTTCAAGTGCTATTCCCAAAGACAATGTTGAGATTTTACACGCAAAGACAATTGGCGTACCAGTGTGAGTCTATTTATTTGTGTTATCTCCCACATTGTTTGATTAGCATGTATGATGTACTTATTCTTGCTTCAGGAAGCAAAAAATCGAACTGACTTTTTCTCATAGAAGCTTGAAATGTATTTCAAATTGTGGAATTGTTCATTTCAGTACCTGATGAAAGTATTTCAAGTTGACTAAATTGTCTCTAATGCTTGTTAGTATTCCAGGTACAAGCGAGGTCACTGGTTGGGGAAGCTAACCCAGCACCATAATCTCATTGCTGTTAGTGGAAGTCACGGTAAGAGGATGTTGTCTAAGCTTTACTTTCATCTTTATTAAATGCGCATACTTAAAGTAAGCGGAATGGTTCAATTTGTTTGGTCTGCAAtatgaattggatttttaaatatGTCATTCCATATGATTACAGACTGCCATCTGCCAATTTAATGATCTAAGGAAGTGGATATCTGCCTTTGATCTAAGGAATTATATGATAACAGATTCGACAGCACTTTATTCTTGTCCAATTGAAGACAAGAACATGATATAAAGATTTTTTTCATAGAAATGTAAAATGTACAAACCATGTAGAAAATTTCAATCAACTTTATAAATTGAAAAATCACATTCTATTTCCTCAAAATTATTGAATGCAATCTTACCTTAGTTAACTTGTTTTGCGAACCTACTCAAATGTCCATGAATTTTCTGCAGCTGGAATATCTCAAACGCATTATTTCTTTCACTCTTGTTAATTTAAATATGATAATTTTTTGTTTTGGATGGCAATAAGCTGCTCAGATTTAGATTATATAAATGAAGCTTTGTAGTCAATGGTGCTAACACGGCAAGCAGTGCTATTGATATTTGACCAAGGATGTttcatattctctctctctctctctctctctctctgttttttccTGTCAAAAGATTATTATCTTGATTCATAACTTATTATAGGGAAGACAACCACAGCAAGTATGCTTGCCTACATTTTGAATGCGATGGGGGATGATCTTACTGCTGTTGTTGGGGCACATGTGCCACAGGTACCATTTTACTTGGCACAAGTTAATTCAATGCTCTGAATTGGGACCATAAAAAAACATGCAAGTTTCTTTTGAATCTTTTTATTTTCACCAAAGCAACAAGAAAAAGCAATTGCAGAGAAAGAAGATAAGGCATCCTCCAAAACAAACCAAAAacaggaaaagagaaaaaaatacaaaagatttaaATTAATGATGCCTTCCAGTTCCTATGGATATTGGACAGCAAAAGACCCTAAAAAACCCCAAAAGAGTGAGCCCAAAAGGAAACCAAAGGCATAGCTTTCCCCCAAATCAAACTCGGGGGTGTCTTCTGgtctctaaaaataaaaattctgacGTTCCTTTCAAGCCAAAGTGTCAACAAAATAGCAAAGACTGCACAATCCCaaaaccttttctttttcctgTTCCTTCCAAGACCCCAAAAATGCAACCCTATAAACTCATGGACATTCTGCAATGCCTTATAGCGATTCCACCCAAACCTCTCAAAACAGGAAAACAGATTGTTCCACAAAAATCTTTCACCCCACAATGGAAAAATAAATGAGAATTAGTCTCATATTCCGCAAAACACATCATGCAAACATCTGGCCTGAGAAGCTCTGTGAGGCCTCCTAGTCTGAAGCAAGTAGTTTGTATTAACCCTGTCGAGAACCAAACTCCAAATTAAAGATCAAATCTTAAAAAGTACTTTAGCCTTCCATTCAACTTTACCCATATAAAAAGAACTAGGGCTAAGGGATTTAGTAAgatggacaattttttttttgtttaaaaagaCCCCAAATAATCCCCAATCCAAAGCATAGTATCCCCCCTCCTATTAGGATTGAAAGCACTTAGAACACTCAACAGGCAAGTGAGACTCTTGAAAAGATAGAAGCCCCATGACACAATACCACCCTAAGAAGAatagaattatgaaattgatGCTTATGAGTGGAAGATAGTCTATACAAATGAGGCACTAAAGATTCCAATGAAATCTTACCCACCCAAATATCCTCCCCAAAATGAGTGCTATCCCCCAATCCAAGCAGAAAAACAAATGAGGGCAAAAAGGGCTACTCCCCCTATTATCCCAACCATTCTTATGAATACCATACTTGCTTTTTTTGCCTTGTGCCATAAGGAATTAAGCCTCTAAGGGGAATCTTCATAACCATTTACCTATTAAGGTGATGTTCTTagtgttaggaacctgtgagcatctagattaaagtgacaccaaagatttaacgtggttcggtcaataatgacctacgtccacggagcacacaccaaatattcactatcgctggaaaaattacaattctctctctctctcttccttccttcttcctctctgctctctctgagcttctcactattCTGCACTCACAattacatcttccacagccctctatttatagggcttggaatttaaatcacaattaaataaaatcaattacaaatgGAAGTTATAACAGAGAGACTAATGAAGAGATAAATTCCACCGCGTTTCTGACTCAGCTCCAGCTTGCAACGCGTAAGATTAATTTCACCGCGTTTTCCAACTTAGCTCCTCCTGGCTGTCTTTTGGCTCCAGCTCTAACAATCTCTCACTTTGAGacagagacacctcctcaaccagagtatcatgaataaatgatgtgctcataatatgtgtcttcaagcacgaagaccaactgaagttgaacacaacttcagtttctcagTAGTCACCATCTTCCTGTCTGCTTGATTCCTGCAGACTAATCATCATGgttgtcatcttcacaactggtgtaaaaataccggtgtagtcaatccctttcttctgcttaaagcctttgactaccaactgagacttgtaccttctggagccgtcatgctcctcttcgattttgTACACctacttgttgtgaaggcctttggggaacttccacgttctgttggaggtgagggacttcatctcatccttcatcgcaagctcccacttgctcgtatctgccacctgacatgcttcatcataacagtcgggctctcctccatctgtaggaagtaagtaatcaatataccttctgtttggaatatgggaccgagtagatctcctaagctccggagctggagtaggagacggtggtgcgacgatctgctccactctttcctccacctgaggattcttggTATTCTGCCtaacacattctgagtggactagttctagtcccttcttctttggggcatgggtgtttatctggaaactaaccctcttctgtttcctgattatacaatcctcacacatgtcaacttGCATTGACtatagaccactcaatttttcctttgagtgtaTCAcgctgagtcccttctcactcatgtgaccaagtcgttggtgtcAAATGTTGCTGTCATCATTTCTTGCAACaattgaaatagacatggaggcattggaggttagaaaaagtgttccgcttttccTACCActcgcaatcgttagtacaccctttgaaacttttcattcattgccaatGAATTTCATCGTGTATCCCTTATCTGCCAGCTGACCaattgagatcaaattctttctcaggtctggaatataactgacatccttcagcttccatactgatcCGTTTATATTGAttttcacaactcccttgccgattatgtcgcaaggttgattgttgtcaaggtacaccttaccaaaattacctggtgtgtactcctctaggcaatctctgcagcatgtgaCATGAAATGAGGTttcggagtctaagacccaagactcctgcttgctttccaaagagcagatcaacatctcatcattttcggaagcaatatttgtttctgtctttgccctcatttcgaattctttcttctgactcctgcactggttcttgtaataatcagtctttccacagttccagcactcaataacttttgtgctctgggaacctgtgttCTGAGTACCTTTGGGATTTCCGGATTTGGACCGTTTGGGCCTAGATTTGCCGCGGTTGTTAGATCGTCCATGCTTGTTTCCTctacctcgactctccatgttcaaggctgaactcgaagtggagctatggttcgactgcattctaaTTTCCttcgtcaaaatcatgttgacgacttcatcgtatacaagtttcgattttcctgcggagctactgatggcagtaacaacaccattccaactttcaggcagctgactgagaatcagtagggcccgaatctcattatcaaacgttatcccgactgaggcgagttgatcagataactcattgaagttatttagatgcctgctgaaactttcacttgcagacatgttcatcgtaaatagtttttttatgagatgtaccttgtttgcagCTGAaagctgctcgtacatattagagagcgcatccatcagagatttggtggatgttatatgcttgatattgaacgccacagatttcgacaacgtcattctgatggctccgagagcttttcgatcaagcaactcccatttgtcctcgttcatggatgttggcttacccttcaacggtaagtatAATTCCTTCTCAAACAAATAATCTTttatctgcatcttccaaaaaccGAAATTGTTtccgttgaacatttcgatttttgagttCTTTTCATTCTACATCTTGATTCGCTGATTTAGAGATGAAATTGGCTCAAATGGATAGCGCGGTTGGATCCGgaacgatcgaaaaccctagaaatggttcaagttgcTCAAAAAACGTACCCAAAACGATTTCGAAAAGTtcagtcaaagtttggtcaaacttggtcaactcTGTTGACGTGGcgtgctgacgtggcactgttgACGTGGTGCTAAAGTGGCATGGTGGCGTGGTAGTGCTGACGTGGCAGCGGTGGGGGtccacctgctgacgtggcacctcTGCTGACGTTGCACTCACACGCTGACGTGGCGTTGAGGCAGAGGGTCAGACCCGAGTCAGGAATCGGATCTTGGGTTGATCCGGTATGAGTCAGGTTTCGGGTCGGGTCGGGTCGAGGCGGATCGAGCGAAGAAGACGAGTGCAATGCGTGAGGGATCTGGTACCGGCGCATGACCGGCGCATGGAGAGGCGTCTTGCTTCGGCAAGGTGCGTGAGGGCGCGTGAGCCTTCTTTTGAACTCCATTCGAGCTCCAGCTTGCTCAGTTCTCTTTGTCTCGGTGAGCTGAATGCGATTTTGGCCTCAAGACTTGGTTTCGATCTACTGGAAAGAGCTctgatttcgggatcacttccgatctggattttctgctccaaccttgctctgataccacttattaggaccggaggagcttatgggtgggcttgatacacatgggtgaacaccaatttgacttaaaagctcaagctaattgggtcttgggtccatccatgtatattagcacccattatccactttaatttttcaatgtgggacaagctcacgagtggaattctcaacaatctcccctcacttgtgagttcctgctccctcttgaacggaaaccgtctcccttctgggacaattctccaacagttgctcaagtgggccttaccattgGCGTCTTACGTGCCTtaaattgcattccacgtgcctccaaaccaatcctacctcccatgtcatgaccctattcggatccatccgcagcttagatgatccttattggcctcagccacacacttggtcctccaactgttagcatgtCAGGAGAATTTGCTTCCCATCTCAACTTTTACGATgttgctcacccagagttacgaactgttggctctgataccacttgttaggaacctgtgagcatccagattaaagtgacaccaaagatttaacgtggtttggtcaaTAACGACTTGCGTCCACGGAGCACataccaaatattcactatcgccggaaaaattacaattctctctctctctctcttcctcccttcttcctctctgttctctctgagcttctcactattCTACACTCACAAttacatcttccacaaccctctatttatagggcttggaatttaaatcacaattaaataaaatcaattacaaatgGAAGTTATAACGGAGAGATTAATGGAGAGATAAATTCCACCGCGTTTCTGACTCAACTCCTAGCTTGCAACGTGTGAGATTAATTTCACCgcgttttccaactcagctcctcTTGGCTGTCTTCTGGCTTCAACTCTAACACTTAGAAACCACATTACCGTAGGCATACCTCCCTCTGGTTTTGGTCTCCTAGCTgcttcccaactaacaagataATCCCTCTTATCCTCTTGTAACCTGATCatagaaaatctctcataagcttcTCCAAATGCCCTACCACTTGAGTGGGAattttaaaaagagaaaatagtAAGTGGCCCCCAAGAGAAGATTAGGCTAGGACAACAAATTGCGCCCTGCTAGAGATCTAAGACCCTCAACTCTTTTTTTTAGATTAATGCTTGCAGAGCCACTTTTAACCAAGTTTATTTTCAAACTtgaaatcttttaaaaaaatttaagcaaaGAAAGGACCGTACGAAATTTCTCAATACCTTTCtataaaaagaaaatggtatcatCTGCAAATTGCAAATGAGACACCTCTACCTCCTTCCTACCAACTTCCAGGCCCCTAATTACACCTAAATCTTACGAGACACAAGCCTACTCAAACCAACCACTAACAGTGTGAACAAGTAAGGAATAATGTATCCCCTTGTCTGAACCCCCTGGGCACTCCAAAACATTCCCTCGGCTGCCTGTTAACAATCCCAACATATTGGTCAAACTAAGGCAGCCTTTAATCTATGTATGCCATAACTACCCAAAACCCTTTTTAACCATCTCCTGTCCTGGAAACCCCAATTTATTATATCACAAGCTTTCTTGAAATCTAATTTGAAGACAATGCCTATTTTACCTCTGCTTTTTAACGCCGTCAATCACCTTATTTGCTACCAGGACTGCATCTAGAAGTTGTCTCTCTTTAACAAAAGCAGACTGGGCCAAAGAAATTGTTTCTGCCAACACTTCCTTGAGTCTCCTTGACAAGACCTTAGTGAGGATCTTGTAGATGCTAGTAACTATATCAGCCTAAAATCCTTCACCTTCCTTGACGTTTCTTTTTTAGGAATGACTGCAATGAAAGAAGAATTAACGCTCTTACAAACTCCATTCCTATGGAgttcccccaaaaaaaaaaattcatcacaTTTTCAAAACTTCCCAACCATCTTGGAAGAATGCCAAAGTAAAACTGTCTATTGTTGGAGCTTTATCGCTATCCATATCAAACACTGCCTTTTTTATCTCTTTCATTTCAAACAGCCTCTTTAACCAATTAGCAGTTCCTTTCCCAATGGGTTCCCAATCAGGCTCCTCCATCACCATTTTCCTGCAATCCTTAGTGTAAAGGGTTTTAAAGAAGTTAG
The Malania oleifera isolate guangnan ecotype guangnan chromosome 13, ASM2987363v1, whole genome shotgun sequence DNA segment above includes these coding regions:
- the LOC131146806 gene encoding uncharacterized protein LOC131146806 encodes the protein MILPAIPSSKSLHFPVPRCRNPKPYYPIAWGKTQFLYETNQIQMRISKSKANKCLSLSTGADNTNEAVFDLNRGKGWIHFVGIGGSGLSALAVLALEQGFEASGSDWLWSSYVDALEKAGARLYLGHSSSTYKETIGPAYRMRLLFQVLFPKTMLRFYTQRQLAYQYKRGHWLGKLTQHHNLIAVSGSHGKTTTASMLAYILNAMGDDLTAVVGAHVPQVIVTAMTLVDDKRKIYESINCMRLHLNNFMGISRRFEMVGTICGCHIYDDDAHHQTEICVVLQTARQRYPFATILVVFHPCTCCQRNKCMEHQWDGSSSFNNWPPIRIPALW